One Phycisphaeraceae bacterium DNA window includes the following coding sequences:
- a CDS encoding radical SAM protein, translating to MSSSRSDAATLRINEIFHSIQGESSWMGVPCVFIRLAGCPLRCRYCDTEYAFREGRSRDISEIVREVVDIGCPLIEITGGEPLAQSGVFSLITALADAGCTVLIETSGAVDISPCDPRSIRILDLKTPGSGESHRNLWSNLDHLRERDEIKFVITDRGDYEWARRVMTEHRLVERCRCVLMSPVFEQAKGLEIAGAKGLEPRQLAEWILADRLPVRMQLQLHKFIWAPATRGV from the coding sequence GTGAGCAGCAGCCGCAGCGACGCCGCAACGCTTCGCATCAACGAGATCTTCCATTCCATTCAGGGGGAGAGCTCGTGGATGGGCGTGCCATGCGTCTTCATTCGCCTCGCAGGCTGCCCGCTGCGCTGCCGCTATTGCGACACGGAGTACGCCTTTCGCGAAGGGCGATCGAGGGACATCTCGGAGATCGTGCGCGAGGTGGTCGACATCGGTTGTCCGTTGATCGAGATCACCGGTGGCGAACCGCTGGCCCAGTCGGGAGTCTTTTCGCTCATCACCGCGCTCGCCGATGCGGGATGCACCGTGCTCATCGAGACCTCCGGAGCCGTGGACATCTCACCGTGCGATCCTCGCTCCATCCGGATTCTCGATCTGAAGACTCCCGGCAGCGGCGAGAGTCACCGAAATCTCTGGAGCAATCTCGACCACCTCCGCGAGCGCGACGAGATCAAGTTCGTCATCACGGATCGCGGCGACTATGAGTGGGCCCGCCGCGTGATGACCGAACATCGACTCGTCGAACGCTGCCGCTGCGTGCTCATGAGTCCCGTCTTCGAGCAGGCGAAGGGACTTGAGATCGCCGGGGCGAAGGGGCTCGAACCGCGGCAGCTTGCCGAGTGGATTCTCGCGGATCGACTCCCCGTGCGAATGCAGCTTCAGTTGCACAAGTTCATCTGGGCCCCCGCGACCCGCGGCGTTTAG
- the smpB gene encoding SsrA-binding protein SmpB produces the protein MASEGAREPVIENRKARHDYSISDTLEVGMKLLGSEVKSLRDGKASLAEGWVMAREEPPCLELHGVHISEYPPAGSARQHPPVRVRPLLAHAREIRKLAATMRTKGVTLVPLRIYFKGGRAKLLIGVGAGRKHGDKRQAIADREMKRDMDRAMSRRRE, from the coding sequence ATGGCGTCGGAGGGTGCACGCGAGCCCGTGATCGAGAATCGGAAGGCCCGGCATGACTACTCGATCTCCGACACGCTCGAGGTCGGAATGAAGCTGCTGGGCTCCGAGGTGAAGAGCCTGCGCGACGGCAAGGCCAGTCTCGCGGAGGGTTGGGTCATGGCGCGCGAGGAGCCGCCGTGCCTTGAACTGCATGGAGTCCACATTTCCGAGTATCCGCCAGCGGGCTCGGCGAGGCAGCACCCTCCCGTTCGGGTGCGGCCGCTGCTTGCTCATGCACGCGAGATCCGCAAACTCGCCGCCACCATGCGCACCAAGGGCGTGACGCTGGTGCCGCTCCGCATCTACTTCAAGGGCGGTCGCGCCAAGCTCCTCATCGGCGTCGGCGCGGGTCGCAAGCATGGCGACAAGCGCCAGGCGATCGCCGATCGCGAGATGAAGCGCGACATGGATCGTGCCATGTCCCGGCGCCGCGAGTAA
- a CDS encoding SDR family oxidoreductase, producing the protein MGESNDRRGAPASPVTVITGAGSGIGRAAAELLASKGHRLVLVGRTESKLHDTLDVVKDLDADAMIVVADLADSDQAGRVVDQTIERFDRLDNLVNAAGVAPLAPIERTTHAVLEEAFHVNAFGPAALIVKAWPIFRRQKSGCVVNVSTIGTSDPFPGFFAYAASKSALDSFTRSCAREGRSIGVRAFCVNPGAVETPLLRKNFPENLLPREKALRPEAVAKVIAECIEGAREKEHGVPIALPSPR; encoded by the coding sequence ATGGGTGAGTCGAATGATCGTCGTGGAGCTCCGGCGTCACCGGTGACGGTCATCACCGGCGCTGGAAGCGGCATCGGCCGCGCGGCGGCTGAGTTGCTCGCGTCGAAGGGCCATCGGCTCGTGCTGGTGGGGCGCACGGAGTCGAAGCTCCACGACACGCTCGATGTCGTCAAGGACCTCGACGCCGATGCGATGATCGTCGTGGCGGACCTCGCCGACAGCGACCAAGCGGGTCGCGTGGTCGACCAGACCATCGAGCGCTTCGATCGGCTCGACAACCTCGTGAACGCGGCGGGAGTCGCCCCACTTGCTCCCATCGAGCGCACCACCCATGCGGTGCTCGAAGAGGCCTTTCATGTCAACGCCTTCGGTCCTGCGGCGCTGATCGTGAAAGCGTGGCCCATCTTCCGGCGGCAGAAGTCCGGCTGCGTGGTGAATGTCTCGACCATCGGTACAAGCGATCCCTTTCCCGGCTTCTTCGCCTACGCCGCCAGCAAGTCCGCGCTCGACAGCTTCACGCGATCGTGCGCCCGCGAGGGCCGCTCGATCGGCGTCCGCGCCTTCTGTGTGAATCCAGGCGCCGTGGAGACGCCGCTCCTGCGCAAGAACTTCCCCGAGAATCTGCTGCCGCGTGAGAAGGCGCTGCGCCCAGAGGCGGTCGCGAAGGTCATCGCCGAGTGCATCGAAGGCGCGCGGGAGAAGGAACACGGTGTGCCGATCGCGCTGCCCAGCCCGCGGTGA
- a CDS encoding site-2 protease family protein, with amino-acid sequence MDALTTGGNLLLIILGFCLLIALHELGHFLAARWARIRVHAFAIGMGPVIFAYRPGLGMRLGSTEKLALARFGKPVHQMSDAELAEHRVGETEYSLRLLPIGGFVGMLGQDDMDPSARSDAPRSYQRASVGSRMVVVSAGVIANLLLAVVLFIVAFMVGVRFESPVMGILPEEGAMAQAVPIGGDAAQGRGLRPGDRVLSIDGSSVLTFADVRIAAAMSKPGQSLVVEVARPGVADPLRYLAEPRDDPRGGVRTLNVAPAFNRTITTDPRVASDVEKALDSTGLGASGLGPGWSLLSINDHPAQLGDDLVLAARASHGEPLRTQWLSPGGERQIEVTIETTPELIIGRADEGAGTAIPTRDSHLLGLVPLVEVAAIEKDHPNAALLKPGDVILAAGQVTGPSARSLVATVRERGAGLMPLRILRDGSVLNVDATIASAEFVGDRPPRLGITLASALDATLVAASALTGEPASDHAILPLSRIDRVNGVTVTTWGDVRREIDRALRNQAEGRGAVIAIDLLSPTADGARRSLELTLTPAQVSEVLALGWTPRFVLALFDPLDEVLTAGGNPIRAVGMGFRQTWRLVLLTYLTLDRLFRGTVAVKELHGPVGIVHIGSRVADRGFMYLIFFLAMISVNLAVLNFLPLPIVDGGLFLYLVYEKFRGRPPSIAFQNAAALLGLALIVGVFLIASYNDVMRLFGRG; translated from the coding sequence ATGGACGCCCTGACCACCGGCGGCAATCTGCTGCTCATCATCCTCGGGTTCTGCCTGCTCATCGCGCTGCATGAGCTGGGCCACTTCCTTGCCGCCCGCTGGGCGCGCATTCGCGTGCACGCCTTTGCAATCGGCATGGGGCCCGTGATCTTCGCCTATCGGCCGGGACTGGGTATGCGCCTTGGAAGCACGGAGAAGCTCGCACTGGCGCGCTTCGGGAAGCCCGTGCACCAGATGAGCGACGCTGAACTCGCCGAACATCGGGTGGGCGAAACGGAGTACTCCCTGCGACTCCTGCCCATCGGCGGCTTTGTCGGCATGCTGGGGCAGGATGACATGGACCCCTCGGCTCGCTCCGATGCGCCGCGGAGCTACCAGCGAGCCTCGGTCGGGTCTCGCATGGTGGTGGTCTCCGCCGGAGTCATTGCCAACCTGTTGCTCGCCGTGGTGCTCTTCATCGTGGCGTTCATGGTTGGTGTGCGCTTCGAATCACCGGTCATGGGCATCCTGCCGGAAGAGGGCGCCATGGCGCAGGCGGTCCCGATCGGCGGCGACGCGGCGCAGGGTCGTGGCTTGCGACCGGGCGACCGCGTGCTGTCCATCGACGGCTCCTCGGTGCTGACCTTCGCCGATGTCCGAATCGCCGCCGCGATGAGCAAGCCCGGGCAGTCGCTTGTGGTGGAAGTCGCTCGCCCCGGAGTGGCCGATCCGCTGCGCTACCTCGCGGAACCGCGCGACGATCCGCGCGGGGGCGTGCGCACGCTTAATGTGGCGCCGGCTTTCAATCGAACGATCACCACCGATCCGCGCGTGGCGAGCGATGTCGAGAAGGCGCTTGACTCGACCGGCCTCGGCGCATCGGGTCTTGGCCCGGGGTGGTCGCTCCTGTCGATCAACGACCATCCGGCACAGCTCGGAGATGACCTCGTGCTTGCCGCGCGAGCATCGCATGGCGAGCCGTTGCGGACGCAGTGGCTCTCACCGGGCGGCGAGCGCCAGATCGAAGTCACCATCGAAACGACGCCGGAACTCATCATCGGCCGCGCCGACGAGGGCGCAGGCACCGCGATTCCCACCCGGGACTCACACCTGCTCGGACTCGTGCCTCTTGTTGAGGTCGCGGCGATCGAGAAGGACCATCCGAACGCTGCTCTCCTCAAGCCAGGCGATGTGATCCTTGCCGCAGGCCAGGTCACCGGTCCTTCGGCCCGCTCGCTCGTCGCCACGGTGCGTGAGCGCGGCGCTGGCCTGATGCCGCTGCGCATCCTGCGCGACGGCTCGGTGCTGAATGTCGATGCCACGATCGCGAGCGCCGAGTTCGTCGGCGATCGCCCGCCGCGACTGGGCATCACGCTCGCCTCGGCGCTCGACGCGACCCTCGTCGCCGCAAGCGCGCTCACTGGGGAACCGGCCTCGGACCATGCGATCCTTCCCCTGTCACGCATCGATCGCGTCAACGGAGTGACGGTCACCACCTGGGGCGATGTCCGACGCGAGATCGATCGCGCTCTCCGAAATCAGGCTGAGGGGCGCGGCGCCGTCATCGCCATCGACCTTCTGTCGCCCACGGCCGATGGCGCTCGTCGCTCGCTCGAGTTGACTCTGACACCAGCGCAGGTGTCGGAGGTGCTCGCCCTCGGATGGACCCCCCGCTTCGTTCTGGCGCTCTTTGACCCGCTCGATGAGGTCCTCACCGCCGGAGGCAATCCCATCCGCGCCGTCGGCATGGGCTTCCGCCAGACCTGGCGCTTGGTGCTCTTGACCTATCTCACACTCGATCGACTCTTCCGGGGCACGGTCGCCGTCAAGGAACTGCACGGACCGGTCGGCATCGTGCACATCGGCTCGCGCGTCGCTGACCGCGGGTTCATGTATCTCATCTTCTTCCTCGCGATGATCAGCGTGAATCTCGCGGTGCTGAACTTCCTGCCGCTGCCGATCGTCGACGGCGGCCTCTTCCTCTACCTGGTGTATGAGAAGTTCCGGGGACGCCCGCCCTCGATCGCGTTTCAGAATGCGGCGGCGCTCCTCGGGCTTGCCCTCATCGTCGGTGTCTTTCTCATCGCGTCCTACAACGATGTCATGCGTCTCTTCGGCCGCGGCTGA
- the dxr gene encoding 1-deoxy-D-xylulose-5-phosphate reductoisomerase, with translation MQRTPAERRLILLGATGSIGRSTIDVVRHLRSSGGPHFKVVGLAAGRSADALAELAREFHADAPALALADELVDPKSRDALLALSASGLALHEGPDAALRLIESVARPGDFVMAAMVGFAGLAPTLAAIERGCSIGLANKETLVAAGSLVTSAARRKGVALLPVDSEHSAILQCLPPEPTRGIRRIVITASGGPFRTWSAERIATAPIEAALKHPTWAMGSKITIDSATMMNKALEVIEAHWLFGLPADDIEVVVHPQSIVHGFVEFQDGSVLAQLSPPDMRLPIQIALTHPERLLGKTERLPFHTLRSLDFEAPDPRRFPAVRLGHRVIEMGGTAGAIVNGANEEAVAAYLRGAIAFGRISELAAEALDSISIETMTSLADAERADRHAREFVRARTATVSPTESPAWTP, from the coding sequence ATGCAGCGCACTCCCGCGGAACGACGACTGATCCTTCTCGGTGCGACCGGTTCCATCGGTCGAAGCACCATCGATGTCGTGCGCCATCTCCGCTCGAGCGGAGGGCCTCACTTCAAGGTGGTCGGCCTTGCCGCAGGTCGAAGCGCCGATGCGCTCGCGGAACTCGCCAGGGAGTTTCACGCCGACGCTCCGGCTCTCGCCCTTGCCGATGAGCTGGTAGACCCGAAGTCCCGCGACGCGCTTCTCGCACTCTCCGCAAGCGGCCTCGCGCTGCATGAAGGTCCCGATGCGGCGCTGCGTCTCATCGAGTCTGTCGCGCGTCCCGGCGATTTCGTGATGGCGGCGATGGTGGGCTTCGCCGGATTGGCGCCGACCCTTGCGGCAATTGAGCGAGGCTGCAGCATTGGTCTTGCGAACAAGGAGACGCTGGTGGCCGCAGGCTCACTGGTCACCAGTGCCGCGCGGCGCAAGGGCGTGGCCCTCCTGCCAGTCGACAGCGAACACAGCGCCATCCTCCAGTGCCTGCCCCCGGAGCCCACGCGGGGCATTCGGCGCATCGTCATCACGGCGAGTGGTGGACCCTTCCGAACCTGGAGCGCCGAACGCATCGCGACGGCGCCGATTGAGGCGGCCCTCAAGCATCCAACATGGGCCATGGGATCGAAGATCACCATCGACAGCGCCACCATGATGAACAAGGCGCTCGAAGTGATCGAGGCGCATTGGCTCTTCGGCCTTCCCGCCGATGACATCGAGGTCGTCGTCCATCCCCAGTCGATCGTGCATGGCTTCGTCGAGTTCCAGGATGGCTCGGTGCTCGCGCAGCTCTCGCCGCCGGACATGCGACTGCCCATCCAGATTGCTCTGACGCACCCTGAGAGGCTCCTCGGCAAAACCGAACGACTCCCCTTCCACACGCTGCGCTCACTCGACTTCGAAGCGCCTGATCCCCGCCGCTTCCCCGCCGTGCGGCTCGGTCATCGCGTGATCGAGATGGGAGGAACCGCCGGTGCCATCGTGAATGGGGCGAACGAGGAAGCCGTCGCGGCCTACTTGCGAGGAGCGATCGCCTTCGGTCGCATTTCCGAGCTCGCAGCTGAAGCGCTCGATTCGATTTCGATCGAAACCATGACCTCGCTCGCTGACGCCGAGAGGGCCGATCGCCACGCCCGGGAGTTCGTCCGCGCACGCACGGCTACAGTCTCCCCGACGGAATCTCCCGCATGGACGCCCTGA
- a CDS encoding Rne/Rng family ribonuclease: protein MAFEEHEHKWNGVEQEPAQGGGGAEAPVTIENALPQPMNAESGAGNANRGAAAGAAASADPARDEAPDSTLAPSAAQVEDEGAFGQIEPVASESHSAGILNGEARDDLAADEASPADALPMTSTSDVEAPSFMSELPDSFSSFEQRGDGFEEGEAAAPADGVEASKAIVVVRDSPEKREARSPDSIMLVNDVPGDECRIALVRKGRLESFFGERQASATSVGNIYKGRVINVEPAIQAAFVDFGENQNGFLHVSDLHPRYFPGAERTEAVGRKIPRRDRPPIQEALKRGQEILVQVIKEGLGTKGPTLTSYLSIPGRLLVMMPEMDNVGVSRKVDDEEQRRQMRKILDSLNLPEGFGFILRTAGFDRSRTELQRDAAYLMRLWQAMEKRMTRSGAPCELYTESDLLLRTIRDVVDDTVSTIVVDSESAYDRTSLFLEVAFPKDPPKVRFYDRPSPIFHAFGIEPQARSIYSREVPLPSGGALVFDQAEAMVAIDVNSGRSRSARDSETNAFNTNREAVDEICRQLRLRDLGGLVVCDLIDMRSAKHRREIEERFRENLRRDRAKTTVLSISEFGLIELTRQRMRPSVQKMHFMDCPHCSGIGQVQIPDSTAALALRDVQALLGHERVHRVEMVCSVKVASVILSAKRERLYEIERRSGKRVDVRISEALPVDRVDLYGYDERGADVEIARLAIPKAPALDALPSEPPEEFEAPEGTEEAGEGGGRRRRRRRRPAPADAASIALAGGFDDLPEVKDDEPSAIDEIRTRERLKREADAEKAARREAERAARSAESEDDGDSDAPAKDDSSRSARRDEDGTGGERRGKRRRRRGGRDRRDEPASASSVASGSPVSSSPAPRPAPEPVPPPDPRRVHLLAKDLGVSSKDLLEQLRQHATEAWPLDAKNHMSVLPSEWVALAMKLHAPEQPDAALTGADAAPFQSTEADSTSAGSDTHHDGESPDGEGGGRRKRRRRRGRRGRGGKGRGDGAPEGSSSASHEDRPREPRPDANRPAAAQGERGDAPEGGEGGKRKRRRRRRGRGGSAQGENGANDRSGASGAEARAGGGGDERTESGSRSASSGSTGNSRPSEGSRGGDSKAPSTSSAASTSPPPAKPAPRGLYARGVRRLSGPVKYDDR, encoded by the coding sequence GTGGCATTCGAAGAACATGAGCACAAGTGGAACGGGGTGGAGCAGGAACCCGCGCAGGGGGGTGGTGGCGCTGAAGCGCCGGTGACGATCGAGAACGCGCTTCCTCAGCCAATGAACGCTGAGTCAGGCGCGGGGAACGCGAACCGCGGAGCCGCCGCGGGAGCCGCCGCGTCGGCCGACCCGGCCCGTGACGAAGCGCCCGACTCGACTCTCGCGCCGAGCGCCGCCCAGGTCGAAGATGAAGGCGCCTTTGGGCAGATCGAACCCGTGGCCTCGGAGTCGCACTCGGCCGGGATTTTGAATGGCGAGGCGCGCGACGACCTCGCGGCCGACGAGGCGTCGCCCGCCGACGCGCTTCCGATGACCTCGACGAGCGATGTCGAGGCTCCGTCGTTCATGAGTGAGTTGCCCGACAGCTTCTCGAGTTTCGAGCAGCGGGGCGATGGATTCGAGGAGGGCGAAGCCGCGGCGCCAGCCGACGGCGTCGAGGCATCGAAGGCGATCGTCGTCGTGCGCGACTCACCGGAGAAGCGCGAGGCGCGCTCGCCGGACTCGATCATGCTCGTCAACGATGTGCCCGGCGATGAGTGCCGGATCGCGCTCGTTCGAAAGGGCCGTCTGGAGTCATTCTTCGGCGAGCGCCAGGCCTCGGCGACCAGCGTCGGCAACATCTACAAGGGCCGCGTCATCAATGTTGAGCCCGCCATTCAGGCGGCGTTCGTCGACTTCGGTGAGAACCAGAATGGCTTCCTCCATGTGAGCGACCTGCATCCGCGCTACTTCCCCGGGGCGGAGCGCACAGAGGCGGTTGGCCGCAAGATTCCGCGGCGCGATCGGCCGCCGATTCAGGAGGCGCTCAAGCGCGGCCAGGAGATTCTCGTTCAGGTCATCAAGGAAGGCCTCGGCACCAAGGGCCCCACGCTCACGAGCTACCTGAGCATTCCGGGGCGCCTGCTGGTGATGATGCCGGAGATGGACAATGTCGGCGTCTCCCGCAAGGTGGATGACGAGGAACAGCGCCGGCAGATGCGGAAGATCCTCGACTCGCTCAATCTTCCCGAGGGGTTCGGATTCATCCTGCGAACCGCGGGCTTCGATCGAAGCCGCACGGAACTTCAGCGCGACGCCGCATATCTGATGCGCCTCTGGCAGGCCATGGAGAAGCGCATGACGCGAAGTGGCGCGCCGTGCGAGCTCTACACCGAGAGCGATCTGCTCCTTCGCACGATCCGAGATGTCGTCGATGACACGGTCAGCACCATCGTCGTCGACAGCGAGAGCGCGTACGACCGAACCAGTCTCTTTCTCGAAGTGGCGTTCCCGAAGGACCCACCCAAGGTCCGCTTCTACGACCGGCCTTCACCGATCTTCCACGCCTTCGGCATCGAGCCGCAGGCGCGCTCGATCTACTCGCGCGAAGTCCCGCTTCCCAGCGGCGGCGCGCTGGTCTTCGACCAGGCCGAGGCCATGGTCGCCATCGATGTCAACAGCGGACGAAGTCGCTCGGCGCGCGACAGCGAGACGAACGCCTTCAACACCAATCGCGAGGCGGTGGATGAGATCTGCCGCCAGCTTCGATTGCGCGACCTCGGTGGTCTGGTCGTCTGCGATCTCATCGATATGCGCTCGGCGAAGCATCGCCGCGAGATCGAGGAGCGCTTCCGGGAGAACCTCCGGCGCGATCGGGCCAAGACGACGGTGCTCTCGATCAGCGAGTTCGGATTGATCGAGCTCACGCGGCAGCGCATGCGACCGAGCGTGCAGAAAATGCACTTCATGGATTGTCCGCACTGCTCCGGCATCGGACAGGTGCAGATCCCCGACTCGACCGCCGCGCTCGCTCTGCGCGATGTCCAGGCGCTGCTCGGCCATGAGCGCGTGCATCGCGTCGAGATGGTCTGCTCGGTGAAGGTCGCCAGCGTGATCCTCTCCGCGAAGCGGGAGCGCCTCTACGAGATCGAGCGCCGCAGCGGTAAGCGCGTCGATGTGCGCATCAGCGAAGCGCTGCCAGTTGATCGCGTGGATCTCTACGGGTACGACGAACGCGGCGCCGACGTCGAGATTGCGCGCCTGGCGATTCCGAAGGCTCCCGCCCTCGATGCACTCCCTTCGGAGCCCCCTGAGGAGTTCGAGGCGCCGGAAGGTACGGAGGAGGCGGGCGAAGGTGGTGGTCGACGACGGCGCCGACGACGGCGCCCAGCGCCTGCCGATGCCGCGAGTATCGCGCTCGCCGGTGGATTCGATGACCTTCCCGAGGTGAAGGACGATGAACCCAGCGCGATCGACGAGATCCGCACCCGCGAACGCCTCAAGCGCGAGGCCGACGCGGAGAAGGCGGCTCGTCGAGAGGCCGAGCGGGCTGCTCGCTCGGCTGAATCCGAGGACGATGGCGACTCCGACGCGCCAGCGAAGGATGACAGTTCCCGCAGCGCTCGTCGCGACGAGGATGGGACCGGCGGCGAGCGACGCGGCAAGCGTCGTCGTCGTCGCGGTGGTCGCGATCGCCGCGACGAGCCTGCGTCGGCTTCATCAGTTGCGTCAGGTTCACCAGTTTCATCCTCGCCCGCGCCCAGGCCGGCGCCCGAGCCCGTGCCCCCGCCCGACCCTCGCCGCGTCCACCTGCTTGCGAAGGACCTCGGCGTGTCGAGCAAGGATCTGCTCGAACAGTTGCGCCAGCATGCGACCGAGGCGTGGCCGCTCGATGCGAAGAACCACATGTCAGTGCTCCCGTCGGAGTGGGTGGCGCTCGCCATGAAGCTCCACGCGCCGGAGCAGCCCGACGCGGCGCTCACGGGTGCTGATGCGGCGCCGTTTCAGTCGACCGAGGCTGACAGCACTTCGGCTGGGAGTGACACCCATCACGATGGCGAATCGCCCGATGGCGAAGGCGGCGGTCGCAGGAAGCGCCGACGACGCCGCGGTCGGCGCGGTCGCGGTGGCAAGGGCCGTGGCGATGGTGCGCCGGAGGGCTCTTCCTCAGCATCACACGAAGATCGCCCTCGCGAACCGCGCCCAGATGCAAACCGGCCCGCGGCCGCGCAGGGTGAGCGTGGCGACGCACCCGAAGGCGGTGAAGGCGGCAAGCGGAAGCGCCGACGCCGTCGCCGAGGCCGAGGCGGCTCGGCTCAGGGAGAGAACGGGGCCAACGACAGATCCGGCGCAAGTGGCGCCGAAGCGCGCGCCGGCGGTGGCGGCGACGAGCGGACCGAGAGCGGCTCACGATCAGCTTCAAGTGGATCGACAGGCAACTCTCGCCCGTCCGAAGGTTCGCGCGGTGGTGACTCCAAGGCGCCAAGCACTTCAAGTGCAGCCTCGACATCGCCGCCGCCCGCCAAGCCCGCCCCGCGCGGCCTCTACGCTCGAGGCGTGCGCCGCCTCAGTGGTCCCGTGAAGTACGACGATCGCTGA